In Dromaius novaehollandiae isolate bDroNov1 chromosome 3, bDroNov1.hap1, whole genome shotgun sequence, the following are encoded in one genomic region:
- the SDC1 gene encoding syndecan-1, which translates to MINAVAVGLVALCFQAAVSQTTNLNLPPEDLDSSGDDDDAFSGSGAGPLTDQSLTWNIQAEPTNFSLLAIPKDFNEQLFPGIESRTEKEVMSPSATSSVVTEEPVVAVKDGIPNLDSPAEKPTDDTVITTMRSLTTHFPLVVHVTPSEASSTVSALEPNTPGSDVLDTKDVLEPHSPIHHEGDFTAAPTTMAPEDAVLIHEEVSEDGSGDPGDFILIKDEDLVPTQNSEVLADSGRNAKAAGASGIMDRKEVLGGVIAGGVVGLAFAVFLVVFMLYRMKKKDEGSYSLDEPKQSNGGYQKPHKQEEFYA; encoded by the exons ATGATAAACGCGGTGGCCGTTGGGTTGGTGGCCCTCTGCTTCCAGGCCGCTGTCTCG caaactaCAAATCTGAACCTTCCTCCTGAAGATCTTGATTCATCTGGTGATGACGATGATGCTTTCTCAGGCTCAGGTGCAG GTCCCCTGACAGACCAGTCTCTCACTTGGAATATCCAGGCAGAACCAACTAATTTCTCATTACTGGCAATACCAAAGGATTTCAATGAACAGCTGTTCCCTGGGATTGAGAGCCGAACTGAAAAGGAAGTAATGTCTCCATCTGCAACTAGTAGTGTAGTGACAGAGGAGCCAGTTGTAGCTGTGAAGGACGGAATACCCAACCTGGACTCACCTGCTGAGAAACCAACAGATGACACTGTTATAACAACAATGAGAAGCCTCACTACTCACTTTCCTTTGGTGGTTCATGTAACTCCTTCAGAAGCCTCAAGCACAGTCAGTGCCTTGGAACCTAATACCCCTGGCTCTGATGTGCTGGATACTAAAGATGTGCTTGAGCCCCACTCCCCCATCCATCATGAGGGAGACTTTACTGCTGCCCCCACAACAATGGCTCCTGAGGATGCAGTTCTTATACATGAGGAGGTTTCTGAAGATGGCTCTGGAGATCCG GGAGATTTCATCTTGATTAAAGATGAGGATTTGGTTCCCACCCAGAACTCTGAAGTGCTGGCTGACTCTGGGAGGAATGCCAAAGCAGCAGGAGCCTCAGGAATAATGGACAGAAAAGAAGTTCTTGGAG gTGTTATTGCTGGAGGAGTAGTAGGCCTGGCGTTTGCAGTGTTTCTAGTTGTATTTATGCTGTACAGAATGAAGAAGAAAGACGAAGGGAGCTATTCACTGGATGAACCAAAACAGTCTAATGGGGGATAccaaaaaccacacaaacaagAAGAATTCTATGCATAA